The Chloroflexota bacterium DNA window GCAGTCTCAGTTTTTCCACAGATTTCGCCGATTGACACAGATTCAAACAAAACAATCTGGGCAATCTGTGGTTGATCTGAGCGCAAACAAGTCATTTTCCCGCCGAGCCTGAGTAGTAACCGGCCGGGTTTCTAAATCCCCACATTTCAGGAAACGATTGAACAGACCCCACCTTGCACAAAACACTGTTGACAATTGACCATTGACAATCAACTGTTGACCATTAACGCGGTCCCCTGCGCCAGCCCCAGCGCAACCAAAGGCGTCGCAAGGCAGGGTCCAGCCGACGCCAAACCTGGCGCGCTTCCGCCTCAGCCTCGCCACTCACCGGGCCGTATTGTGCAGTCTCGAAATCAGTTATGAAGTGCTTGATCCCCTGAGACGCCCTGTCAGCCTGAGGATCCGAGAGCGAGTCGACCTGAATGGAAAGGCCCTGGCCAAATTCACTGGGGGTTTCGCCAACCCCGGCCGGTCTGCCCAGGCGCCCACCCCAGCGTCCCAACTGTTCATACATACCCTCTAACCCTGGTTCAGGGCGGCGACGCCAGAATACCCAGAGCAGTAGCGCCGCCAAACCTACCAGAAGCACCACTACGATCCTGCGCACCCGCCGGCGCAGGATCTCATCCTCATGGAAAGTCTGAAGATCAACAGCCAACTGCTCGGCACTGGCCATCCGGGTACCAGCATCCCCAGGTACCGCCTGCCTCACGAAAGTAGCACGAGACGCGGTCGGTTCGAAAGGCACCCAACCCACACCAGGGAAGTAGAGTTCTGCCCAGGAATGAGCATCGTCCTCGTGCACGAGAAAGGCGCGCGCTTCCGGATCGAAATCGCCGGTGGCGTAACCTACAGCCAGGCGCGCTGGAATCCCCAGGCTGCGGGCCAGAACCACCATGGAAGACGCGTAATAATCGCAATAGCCCGCCTGCTGGTCGAAAAGAAAGAAATCAACTACATCCCGTCCCGGAGGCGGCGGTGCAACGTCCAGATCGTAGCGATAACCTCGTAGATATTCCTCCAAAATAAGAGCCTGATCAAAAGAGGTCTCTGCATCACCAGCCACCTCCTGGGCCAGCAAACGCACTCGATCCGGTATCTCCGGCAGTTCCAGATAACTGTCTCTCAGGTAGGACAGGTAATCGGTGCCCGCCGCGCGCAACGCAGCCTCATCCGCCGCCGGCACCATCGAGATTACATCGTACCGGCGGCCATCAGTTATCAGTGCTACCAGATCATCGAATGGCGCATCCGAACCACGGCGCACATAGCTCTCGTAAGGCCTGTTTGGCGCCAACGCTTCTCCAGCCGCATACAACGCTCGATCCCCCCCCCGCTCAAGGGTGATCATCTGCCTGAGTGTTTGCCTGAAAACCCCATCCTGCTCTGCCCATGGCTCGCCTGCTGCATGGCGACTCTCCTCGATCGGGCTGTTGCTCCAACCTCGACCGTCATAGGTATCGTTGGTCATTGCCCGCCAGTAATGTCTGGCCGCGGCAGGCGGTTCCTCCCATGGCGGCAACACCGCGAGCTGGCCGGTGCTGACCCGCATTACCAGAATTTCGCTTAACTCAGGGCCGCTGCCCAGCAGAAAGGAACGGGGCAAAGACCCGGATCCACCGCCACGGGCCAGAAGAGAACGAGGCGATCGCTGCAAACCTGGAAATAGCTGCCGTCCCTGTTCCTCCAGATCAGACGTCGGTTCACTCACAACGCCAGCGAACCAACTGGCGGTCGGCCTGACAACCAGGCGGGGCATCAGGGAGGAGGCGCCGAAAACCAATATCCCCAACCCGATCGCGGTAAACAGAATGTCCAGCCTGACGTCCCGGGAGTAATCCATGTCGAGTCGCTGCCACCGCGTTTCCCGCGCCCGACGTTCCATCAATACCTGTACCACGACCGCAGTGCCAAGGAAAAGGGGCAGAAAAATCCGTCCCTCCCAATAGAAATAGGCATTCAATACGATGATTGCCCCAGCCGGCAGCAGCGCCAGCAAGGTCCGCTGATGTCTGAAATACCACCAGCCCGCCCAGGAACCGGCCAACCACACCGCCAGGCAAACCAGCCACCGAAACACCGAATCATCCTGAGCGGCTCCCGCCCCCGTGGCGTCCTGTCCCCACTGCCAGAGCCGTACCGCCGCCTCTTGAATTGCCAACCCGGAATGAGCCAGCGGCCTCAGATACCATCGCACTTCCTCGGCCACCTGGGGCGCCTGCCGCCACCATACCAGCAAGGTAACAACCAGTAGTCCGGTGGCGAAGAGCAGGATCCCCGCGACCACGCCCGGCAGGTACCGTCGCCATCCAGAACCGCTCTGGCCGCGCGCGCCCACGATTCGACTGGCTGTAAAACCTGCCAGATAACCCAACGTCAACGCAGTGGTGGTCGGCCATCCCAGATCGGATACCCAGCCGGCCCCGCTCAAGGCCAAAGGCACCAACATCAAAGGAATCAACGGCGCCAGAAAGACCAGCCAACCCTCACGGGGTTCCAGACGTCTGAAGAGAGAAGCGAAAAGACCGTCCACGGTCAGACTACCTCCTCCACTTCCACGGCGATGACCCTGCCAGTCGCAGACAAAGTGCGCAGTTCCGTGCGGGTCCGGGTGATCCTCTGCAGCGGCTGGAACGTAAAGCTGCGGTCGATCAAATGGCTGGGAACGGCATGCTCGGCGAGCAGGACCTGCAGGTTGGCCCGCGAATCATCGGAGAGACTCTCAGCAGCGCCAGCGCTATCCAGGAAACTATCGCCGTCGAGCAGCAAGACCGCCGGTGCATTGCCGCGCCTGGTCAGGTCCAACAGCTCGGCGATCCACTCCGGCTCGGTCGATGGCGTTATCGTCACCAACGTCCTTCCCCGACCCAGGTTATCCCGGACATCGCGCAGCAATGTTGCCAGGTTAACATCGGACACTAACTCGGCGTGGGCCAGGGCTTCCAAAATACGCCACAGCTGAACCTGACTGGCCTGCGGGGAAATCAGCGTATCCTGAGCTACCAAACCGACACGCCGGTTTTCGGCCAACATCTGGGTCGCCACCGAGGCCGCCAGCGTGATGGCGTATTCCAGGGTGCTCTCGGCACCCTGCCCCACATGAACAGCTTGATCCAGGTCGAGTACCAGCCACAGATCACCGGAAGGCTCGAGGTCGAATTCCTTGACCATGA harbors:
- a CDS encoding transglutaminaseTgpA domain-containing protein, with product MDGLFASLFRRLEPREGWLVFLAPLIPLMLVPLALSGAGWVSDLGWPTTTALTLGYLAGFTASRIVGARGQSGSGWRRYLPGVVAGILLFATGLLVVTLLVWWRQAPQVAEEVRWYLRPLAHSGLAIQEAAVRLWQWGQDATGAGAAQDDSVFRWLVCLAVWLAGSWAGWWYFRHQRTLLALLPAGAIIVLNAYFYWEGRIFLPLFLGTAVVVQVLMERRARETRWQRLDMDYSRDVRLDILFTAIGLGILVFGASSLMPRLVVRPTASWFAGVVSEPTSDLEEQGRQLFPGLQRSPRSLLARGGGSGSLPRSFLLGSGPELSEILVMRVSTGQLAVLPPWEEPPAAARHYWRAMTNDTYDGRGWSNSPIEESRHAAGEPWAEQDGVFRQTLRQMITLERGGDRALYAAGEALAPNRPYESYVRRGSDAPFDDLVALITDGRRYDVISMVPAADEAALRAAGTDYLSYLRDSYLELPEIPDRVRLLAQEVAGDAETSFDQALILEEYLRGYRYDLDVAPPPPGRDVVDFFLFDQQAGYCDYYASSMVVLARSLGIPARLAVGYATGDFDPEARAFLVHEDDAHSWAELYFPGVGWVPFEPTASRATFVRQAVPGDAGTRMASAEQLAVDLQTFHEDEILRRRVRRIVVVLLVGLAALLLWVFWRRRPEPGLEGMYEQLGRWGGRLGRPAGVGETPSEFGQGLSIQVDSLSDPQADRASQGIKHFITDFETAQYGPVSGEAEAEARQVWRRLDPALRRLWLRWGWRRGPR